In a genomic window of Gossypium arboreum isolate Shixiya-1 chromosome 7, ASM2569848v2, whole genome shotgun sequence:
- the LOC108468774 gene encoding ankyrin repeat-containing protein At5g02620-like: protein MERPITEQPSVPARRKKMTKQLTGKRDDTALHSAARAGNLAAVKEILTGIEEDALKEQLAKQNHSGETALYVAAEYGYVDLVKEMINYYDLVNAGIKARNGFDALHIAAKQGDLDILKVLLAAHPELAMTVDLSNTTALHTAATQGHIENVKFLLEVGSSLAIIARSNGKTPLHSASRNGHLDVVKALLACEPGIAPRIDKKGQTALHMAVKGQSLAVVEELIRVNPSLMINMVDTKGNTSLHIATRKGRAQIVKLLLGYKETDIKAVNRCGETAFDIAEKTGHLEIASMLQQHGVQSARAIKPAATNPARELKQTVSDIKHEVHYQLEHTLQTRKQVQGIAKRINKMHSEGLNNAINSTTVVAVLIATVAFAAIFTVPGQYVDDPNDIPPGDSLGEANIAPKPAFIIFFIFDSIALFISLAVVVVQTSVVVIDSKGKKQMMAIINKLMWLACVLVSVAFLALSFIVVGKDEKWLAIGVTIIGTSIMATTLGTMCYWVIRHRIEASNMRSIRRSSQASRSRSWTMSVMSDSEILNNEFKKMYAI, encoded by the exons ATGGAGAGACCAATAACTGAGCAGCCAAGTGTTCCGGCTCGTAGGAAAAAAATGACCAAACAGTTAACGGGAAAACGCGATGATACAGCTCTACATTCAGCGGCAAGAGCTGGGAATCTTGCAGCGGTGAAAGAAATCCTTACAGGTATTGAGGAGGATGCATTGAAGGAGCAGTTAGCTAAACAGAACCACTCCGGCGAAACTGCGCTTTATGTTGCGGCCGAATACGGTTATGTGGATTTGGTTAAAGAGATGATTAACTATTACGATCTTGTTAATGCTGGGATCAAAGCGAGAAATGGGTTTGATGCACTCCACATTGCTGCTAAACAAGGAGATTTAG ATATATTGAAAGTGCTACTAGCAGCCCATCCGGAACTGGCTATGACTGTCGATTTATCGAACACCACGGCTCTTCACACGGCGGCGACTCAAGGCCATATTGAGAATGTGAAGTTCTTGTTGGAGGTAGGTAGTAGCTTGGCTATAATAGCAAGGAGTAACGGTAAAACGCCTTTACATTCTGCATCTAGGAATGGTCATTTGGATGTTGTGAAGGCACTTTTGGCTTGTGAACCTGGGATTGCTCCTAGGATTGATAAGAAAGGGCAAACTGCGCTTCACATGGCGGTGAAGGGGCAGAGTCTTGCTGTGGTGGAGGAATTGATAAGGGTGAATCCTTCATTGATGATAAACATGGTTGATACCAAGGGTAACACAAGCTTGCATATAGCCACCAGGAAGGGAAGAGCTCAG ATTGTTAAACTGCTACTTGGATATAAAGAAACCGACATTAAAGCTGTTAACAGATGTGGCGAAACCGCTTTCGACATTGCTGAGAAAACTGGCCACCTGGAGATTGCATCCATGCTGCAACAGCATGGGGTTCAGAGTGCTCGAGCCATCAAGCCGGCAGCAACGAACCCAGCTCGAGAGTTAAAACAAACTGTGAGTGATATAAAGCATGAAGTGCACTATCAACTAGAGCACACCCTCCAAACCCGAAAACAAGTGCAAGGCATAGCCAAAAGAATCAACAAAATGCATTCTGAAGGTCTTAACAATGCAATAAACTCCACCACTGTGGTTGCTGTCCTAATCGCTACCGTTGCTTTTGCAGCCATCTTCACTGTCCCTGGCCAGTATGTCGATGACCCGAATGACATTCCGCCTGGCGACTCCCTTGGGGAAGCAAATATAGCTCCAAAGCCTGCTTTTATAATCTTCTTCATCTTTGATTCGATTGCCCTCTTCATTTCTCTGGCTGTTGTGGTGGTTCAGACCTCAGTTGTAGTGATTGATAGCAAGGGAAAGAAGCAGATGATGGCAATTATCAACAAGTTAATGTGGTTGGCTTGTGTGCTTGTTTCAGTGGCATTCTTGGCCTTGTCATTTATTGTAGTTGGCAAAGATGAAAAGTGGCTTGCAATTGGAGTGACAATTATAGGAACAAGTATAATGGCCACTACTTTAGGCACTATGTGTTATTGGGTGATTAGGCATCGGATCGAGGCTTCAAATATGAGAAGCATACGAAGATCATCACAGGCGAGCCGGTCACGATCTTGGACAATGTCTGTGATGTCAGATTCTGAGATTCTAAACAATGAATTTAAGAAAATGTACGCGATTTAA